TGAGGGAATGCCAGAGTTTTGGATGGCATTAGTACTGGGGACAAGCTCAAAAGGGCAAGAGAGTGAAATTTACATGGGGTGAAATCTTTGATGAAGAGGTGGACAGATCTTTAGATAAATTCAATAGATCAGGTAGAAGGGACTCTGCCTCTGGGCTTTAAGCCTTCTATGAGGAAGGAGACTTACTGTGCTGAAACCTTCAAGAGGTACTGCCACTATGTGGTAGGACCAGGAGCTTCTGCATCTGAAGCTGCTGAAGAATTACtaacctcagggcttttttcatagcaggaacttctttgcatattaggccacaccccctgatatagataatcctcctggagctaacagtaggccctgtactaagagccctgtaagcttttggaggattggctacatcaggggtatgtggcctaatatgcaaaggagttcctgatgcaaaaaaagccctgactaaccTCAAGGTGAGCAAACCCATATGCATAATCtgcttttcatttatttatttatgtcaaacatttatatgccacctttccatccaGGTAGGGCCCCTGCAGCTCCCTTCAGCTGAGAATGGGGCCTTAGCAAGTGTGGAAATCTGCTGTCCGATACAGCAACAGGTGGAAGAGGTGCAAGGGGCTGTTTTTTCAGACTTCCTTAGGCCCAGGCTCATTTCCTATTGTGAGATCTTGAGAAGAGATACAACATACACAAAGGTCTGGCCAGTGGAATAATCAGGAGTGATTATTGCCCTGGCTACTTACCTTGAGAACCCTATGAGGTTACCatcagcacttcacacacacacacacaagcctggGGTTGGCTAATAAATCCCTAATTGACAGAGTCTTTTATTGGTAACAGCAACCCCTGCTGTAAGAAACAATGTATCACTCCAgtgcttttatttatatatatatatatataatacacactctcacaaagtCACAAATACTGTACAatccttgccttccccaatccACTATACAATTGCGGTCATAATTTTTGAATACACACTCTGTACAACAAACCtcacactcctcccctccccctcccatacCCTGCTTGCACACTGCCCCAGCCTAGGTGTCTCCTTGTGCGCTGCCTCCTTTGGCCACATGAGGGCATAATATCTGAGCCATGGGTATGGCCTCCCAGCAGAAGCTCCGCCCCCCCTTCACAACTCAGAGGCATCCAGTGATGATTTGGGTGGCAGCCCATTGGTTGGGAAGGCAGAGGCAAGTTTGTGGAAATAGTCATTTCTTAGGCTCCACCTTCTACATGTCATTAGCCAAAGGTGGCAAAGATCCTGCTTCTTTCTGCCGACCTGGTATTTTCAATCCCAGCCATTATCCTTGATCATGTGGTTGAGTTCAATGATATATTTCCCCTCCTTGTATTTCTGACTGGTCTCGAAGGCTTGTTCCTGCAAGACACAAGAATACAAAGGGTGTTGAAGACTGTGTGAGCTACCTTAAAGCAGCACAGTAGCtgtagggggagggagaggaggggcgGCGGGTGGAAACTCACATATTTCCATCCAAGCGTGGTTTTGCAGTTTTCACAGTAGATATCAGCCACAGCGTGCAGACCTGTCAGCAGAACCCGTTCTTCGGCTGGGCCACATCCGACATTAACTCTGTGTGAAGCCAAGAAACGAGACAACCAGTGAGGTATAGAGGTGAAAGGGTTGAACTATGACTGGAGAGATGAATTCCAGCCCCGGCTCAGACATGAAGTTCCCTGGGTGACCGTGGACCTGTTATGCTTTCTCAACCTGACCTGTCTCACACGGATattgctgccctgagctccttagaaGAAGGGCAGAAAGAAACATCAGGCAAGAAAAATGGAACGAGTTGAGGGGCACGGTGTCACATAGCTCTAGCCATGCCTGTCATCCCTAATCCATAATCCCTCATGATCTTCCTAGTCTTAGTTTTTCCACGCCTTTAAATCAGCGGAAGCCTCTCAAGCTCTGCCTGTATGGCGTCACAGATTCAGCCTTGAAATTCATGTTTCCAGACAGCTTGAAAGACTGGGTTCATGATTGTGTACCAGTCAGGGTCATTTGAAAGCTGAGGTTCCTTTGGTAAAGGGCCATCTCTGGCAATTCccctcatccagggctttttttgtagcaggaactcctttgcatattaggccacacatccctgatgtagccaatcctcctggagcttacagtaggccctgtactagccctgtaagctcttggggagattggctacatcaggggtatgtggcctaatatgcaaaggagttcttgctacaaaaaagccatctgCTGTTCCCAAGCTTATTGGTTTGCACATTCCGAGACAATGGGAAGAGCGTAGCACATCATCATCACTGTcatctcatcatcatcattattaaatTTAGATGGCACCTCTCActaccaagtgatctcgaggcgGCTAACAGCAGCTAAAATGTTAACCGACATCAATTAAAAACATAATACACATAAAACTAAAAGGCAGCTCATATAAACAGACCCTGATAATGAAAAGCTAAATGGAAGAGCTCTGCGTTGAAGGCCCTACAGAACTTAGAGAAGTCCTGCAAGGCCTGTGTACTGTCTgacaactggttccaccaggacaGGGCCACCACAAAGAAGGCAACATCCTGGGGGCCAGGTACCACAAGCAGGCTGCCAGGCAAACATCCTGGAGGCAAGGTACCACAAGCAGGCTGCTGGTTTAATGCAAATTCGGGGGAGGGGAGACATATCAGAGGAGGTGGTCTGCCAAGTATGAAGATCCCAGACCACtggactttaaaggtaatcaccagcatcTTTAATTTGATCCAGaactcaataggcagccagtgcagctgtttCAAGACAAGACAGATATGATCTCTCCAAGGAGAACCTCTGAGCTTGTTGTGGATTGCCTGTAATTTCCACAGCACCTACATAGAGCACAttgacctccccccaccccggcacAGAATCTCTCTGTCTCTTGGGACAGGTCCTGCCTTGCTGCTCATTGTGTTTGTTTTTCCTGTTTACACCTGTGCTCCCAATTGCCCTCTTGCCTTGTCCCGCTTCCGTTTAAATCCCGTCAATACACCTGGCGCTCTTCTGGCCCTTAAAGGGGCCAGCACCCTCCTATACTGTCACACCTTATTACAGAGATCATCACAGTTTGCAAATAATACCTGTGGGCAAAGTTGTAGTTCTCACTGAGTTGTGCCTTGGATGAACTAGTTCAGATTACAGGCAGGGACTGCATGAATATTTATTGACTGATTTATTGGGAAACATgcatgctgcctctccaggaaaTCCGCCTGATGGCATGCTTAGCCCATGCACAAGATGGttttgagcaaaaaaaaaaggatgttAAAGTCTGGTTTGGGATCCTTTTTTTCAACATGCTGCCCCTCTGGCAGAGATGACCATGCCCTAAACACTGAGAACTAAGTCACTGGCACAACAACGGGAGCCCACAATAAGGCTGGGATAGGGCAATAGATGCTTTCCCACAGAACTGCTTTGCAGCCGCCCTTTGACCAGAGTCTGCTTCTTCCTATGATACTCACACAGAGTTGAATAAATATGCCCGACCTTGGCTTCCTTGAAAAGACTGTAATGACAAGAAGACAATGGGAACAGCTTTAAACAAATTCCTCGATTGACTCTTTGACTGcacctcccctttgcagaatcctttgagagccagtttggtgtagctgttaagtgccttatctgggagaacctggtttgattccccactcctccacttgcacctgctggaatagtcttgggtcagccatagctctcacaagagttgtccttgaaagtgcagtttctgggagagccctctcagccccacccacctcacagggtgtctgttgtgggaggagaaaatataggagattgtaagctgctctgagtctctgattcagagagaagggccaggcataaatctgcagtcatcttgttGTTGTTCTCATGGCAGTCCTGACCAGCAACATTCCCCTCCGATTTTTGGTCTATCCATGAAGCCCCCAGCAGCTTCCCTGCTGAATTCCCTTGTTTGTTCTCTGGCTTGCTTTCAGGCACACACCTCATCTCTGCATGCTGAATTCCATTTAATCATTAATCAGCTAGCAGCCGAAACCTGTTGACCTTGCAGTATCTTAGCCACCAGGGTATGAAGAGTTGGGCAAGAAtcggcaagccccccccccttgagaaAACTGTCGGGCTTGGGGAGACAAATATCCCAGCTCCTTGCTGCTTTCCAGATtactcccccctccacacacacacacatcacctgCCTTTATCCCTCACTCACAACTTACGCTCCCTTCCTCTAAGTACTGGGAAAATTTACAGTAGTTTTGTCTGCTTCACTGTGGTTCCCTGAGGAATAATCCAGCAGCTGAGGATGGCTCCAGTCCTTCCCTTTTCTCACTCATCTGTTAGAAACTAAATTGCTCACCCTGACAGgaagtgggagagcttctgagTTTATGTTCTGGCCTAACAGGGAGGTGCGTCTTGGAGATTTCCCCAAGATCCTCTGGCCCATTCTGGAGATTTCAGCAATGCAGCATAGTGCTGTGGGTTAAAGCTGAGGCACCAGAATGGTGCAGTGAGTAAAATAATCTCTCTGAAAGATCAAAGTACAAATCCTGCATTTGCCACAGACTGCCCAGAGCCCCACAGCCTTAATTTCCTTGCCTTTGTTCCCCATTCGTAAACTGTGAATACTGGTGACCTACCTAGCAGGGTTgttgtaaacagggctttttttgtagcaggaacacctttgcatattgagccacacacccctgatgtagccaatcctcctggagcttacagtaggccctgtaagaagagctcttggaggattgcctacatcaatcaatatgcaaaggagttcctgctaccaaaaaagccctggttgtagaaGGTCATTTGAAAGTGTGTGATACATAATAACCCACATTAGGGTGAGGATGGGAGAAAACAGTAGGATTCCCTGTAACGACTGCTTAAAAACCCCCACTAATGTTGCTATACCACTTCTGGGGGGTTTTGTTTGTTAAACCAATTTACAGAAAAGACAACCACCTCTTTCCTGGGGTGCTGTCTGTCAGGAATATTCtggtactctttttttttttttttaccttggaGATAAGGTCGTCGTGGTTGGCCAGGTGTGCCCGGCAGTGCACGCAGCTGTAGCGTCGGTGGCAGTTGTCCAGATAGGCTTGGAAAGTTTTGGGTTTGGACAGCCTCACCATTGTCGTGGGGTCACAAAATGGAGAGAGAAGCTGCAGGAGAGTTGTGCAGATATGTACAGTCCCCCTGAGAGGGAACCCTAAAATGCCCTATGAGAGAGGAGTAATGAAATCAGCAGAGTGTTGGAGAGGTTTGGGAGGGGTAGGATATTTGGTGGGGGCAGGATTTTTGGATTCTCAGTTGGGGATGTGTGTGTTAGCGCCAGGAAGGTTAGGAGTTGAGATACCTGGATTCACTTTTCCAGCTCTTACCATTGGCTAAATACTGTCTAACCAGACTGGTTTCTAACCAAAACAGTACCACGTGCTCTGGCTCCCAAGGCAGGTTCTAGGAGGCTCAGTTTATAATAAACCCGAGATGTAGGTCAGCACAGATCATCTTGTGATGGAGAAGTTTTGCCCAGAATAGAATACAAGCGTCTTGGCTCTCCCATGCTGCCTCTCTCCAAAGAACTTCCCCTCCTCTTTCCACTAACACTGACACTCTGATGCCCACTAGATCCTCTgcccttcctttaaaaaaaaaacacctaccCAGGAATCCTTGCCTTCCAATTCCCTTCATTTGTCCCCATCCATCAGATCCAGGAGTTCAGGCATTTCAACCAATATATATATGTAAGGCAAACTTTTTATTGTTTTGACACATGACAAGCTTTCCCTTTGGCCTGTTTTAGGGTGTCTGCCACCCACCTCAGTGGGAATGGGTTGTCTCTCAAGAAAGCAGGCtttaaaaatgctactttgtaTTCAGGAACAATTTGGGGAAGAAGGGCATGGATGgatgcatgcagggctttttttgtagcagaaactccttcgcatatggccacacacccctgatgtatccagtcctccaagagcttacagtaggccctgtattaagagccttgtaaactcttggaggactggctacaccactgtatgcaaagaagttcttgctataaaaaaccccccgatggatggatggatggatggagttgTGGtgttaaaatgtagtgcccagtTATGGTGGGATTGTTGAAGGATAAATACAGGAAGAAGCAAACAAACAATTTGCAGAAATAGTGAGGAGAGGAGCTGATAAATAGTGCTAAAAATATGCAGTTGTAAAATGATGGCAGGAGTAAAGAATCCATACAATGTCATCTGTTGACGAGTGCAGAAGGAATGTTTGAAGATGTGAGATGAGAGCCCAAGGGGGAAGGATGATCTGGAAGACAATgtgataaagcaggggtgtcgaacatgcagttcgggggccgaatcaggcccctggagggctcctatcaggcccctgagcaactggctgtcatctgcttcctactccctatatcttgcttccttctgcataacagcttgctttgcaaggctttctcaattgcacaagagccacagaggaaagcctctattttatccattggctgagtctccccccttcagttccctggggaaagaaaggaaagagccagagcttcctttgcccagttgcctggatcccaaggaagagatacaaagaaagcatctttaagactaatgagtgctaacattttaagcatgttttaagtttttaaaaatatatatttgtgtttgtctgtactttttataaaatgtatatttctgctacccaatcttaaacaggtacacacatggcttggcccaacctgacatggcctggcccaacaaggtctcatttatgtcagatctggccctcataacaaatgagttcgacacccctgcgatAAAGTGACTGAA
The sequence above is a segment of the Heteronotia binoei isolate CCM8104 ecotype False Entrance Well chromosome 15, APGP_CSIRO_Hbin_v1, whole genome shotgun sequence genome. Coding sequences within it:
- the YPEL3 gene encoding protein yippee-like 3, with protein sequence MVRLSKPKTFQAYLDNCHRRYSCVHCRAHLANHDDLISKSFQGSQGRAYLFNSVVNVGCGPAEERVLLTGLHAVADIYCENCKTTLGWKYEQAFETSQKYKEGKYIIELNHMIKDNGWD